Genomic segment of Nocardiopsis mwathae:
TGGCTGCGCGCCTGACCGGCCGACCGACCCGCGCCGCACCGGCCACGCCCCCACATCCCCAGCGAAAGGACACCGCACGACATGTCCGCGACACACGACCCGTCCCAGGGCGGCGACGTCCTCGCCCCCGACAGCGGCACCGGCGACCGCATCGCGTTCATCGGCCTGGGCATCATGGGCCTGCCCATGGCGCTCAACCTCGTCAATGCCGGGTACCGCGTCACCGGCTACAACCTCGACCCGGCCAAGACCGAGAAGCTCGCCGGACAGGGCGGCCACGCCGCGCTGTCCATCGCCGAGGCGGTCGCCGACGCCGACACCGTCATCACGATGGTCCCCGACTCCCCGGACGTCGAGTCCGTCCTCCGCGGCGAGGACGGCGTGTTCGCCAACGCGGCGCCCGGGGCCCTCCTCATCGACATGAGCACCATCCGCCCCGACGTCTCCCGCGCGCTGGCGGCCGAGGGCACCGAGCGCGGCTTCCGCGTCCTGGACGCCCCCGTCAGCGGCGGCGAGGCCGGCGCCATCGAGGCCCAGCTCTCCATCATGGTCGGCGGCGCCCAGGCCGACTTCGACGCCGCCCGGCCGGTGTTCGACGTGCTCGGCACCACCCCCGTGCTGGTCGGGCCCTCGGGCGCCGGGCAGACGGTCAAGGCCGCCAACCAGCTCATCGTCGCCGGCAACATCCAGCTCGTGGCCGAGGCCCTGGTCTTCCTGGAGGCACACGGCGTCGACACCGACGCCGGGCTGCGCGTGCTCAACGGCGGACTCGCCGGTAGCACGGTGATGACCCGCAAGGGCGCCCAGATGCGCGACCGCGACTTCGACCCGGGCTTCCGGATCGCCCTGCACGACAAGGACATGAAGATCGTGACGACCGCCGCCCGCGAGGCCGGCGTGGCGATCCCGCTCGGCGCCCTCGTGGCGCAGTTCGTGGGCGCCCTCAAGGCACAGGGGCACGGCGGGCTGGACCACTCCGCCCTGCTCAAGATCGTCGAGCAGCTGTCCGCGCCGACCGAGGCGTGACCGGTCCGTCCGGAGCCGGGTCGGCCCCACGCACGCGGGTGCCGCGGCTGGGACGGACGGCCCGGCCGGGCGACCGGAAAGACGGGCTCCGCCGGCGGTTCTGGCCGTCCGGACTCGCGACTTATATCTGTGCTCCGCGCGAGAACCGGCAGCCGGGGTGTTGGCCGCACCCCAGGGACCGCCGGCGGACCCCCTAAAACCCCCTAGCACGTGAAGGGTTCATGAAGATGGTACAGATGCCCGCGATGAACGCCGTCGTCGAGGTCCTGAAATCCGAAGGCGTCGACACGGCCTTCGGCTGCCCCGGGGCCGCGATCCTCCCCCTGTACAAGGCGCTGGAGGAGGTCGGCGGGATCGAACACCTGGTCGTTCGCCACGAGGAGGGCGCGACCCACATGGCCGACGGCTGGGCCCGGACCAACGGCAAGGTCGGCGTGGCCATCGGCACGTCCGGCCCCGCCGGAACCAACATGATCACCGGCCTCTACACCGCACTCGCGGACTCGATTCCCATCGTGTGCATCACCGGCCAGGCGGTCTCCACCCGACTGCACCAGGAAGCCTTCCAGGCGGTGGAGATCGTCGACATCGCCAAGCCCGTCACCAAGTGGGCGGTGCAGATCAAGGAGGCCGGCCAGGCGCCGTGGATCTTCCGCGAGGCGTTCCGGATCGCCCGCGAGGGGCGGCCCGGCCCCGTTCTCATCGACATTCCGCTCGACATCGCCCAGCAGGTCATCTCCTATGACCCGGAGATCGACGCACCGCTGGCCGTAAGCACCGTGGCCCCGCACCTGCCGCGCGTGGAGCGGGCACTGGACATGCTGCTGGCCGCCGAGCGTCCGCTGATCCTCGCCGGGGGCGGGGTCATCATCGCGGAGGCGGCGGACGAGCTGCGCCGCGTCGCCGAGTACCTGAACATCCCCGTGCAGGTCACCCTCATGGGCAAGGGCGCCGTCGATGAGGACGGCCCGCTGTACGCCGGGATGACCGGTGTGCAGACCTCCCAGCGCTACGGCAACGCCTCCTTCCTGGAGTCCGACCTGGTGCTGGCGGTCGGCGCCCGCTTCGGCGACCGGCACACCGGACAGCTGGACGTCTACCGGGGCGGGCGCAGGTTCATCCAC
This window contains:
- a CDS encoding 2-hydroxy-3-oxopropionate reductase, producing the protein MSATHDPSQGGDVLAPDSGTGDRIAFIGLGIMGLPMALNLVNAGYRVTGYNLDPAKTEKLAGQGGHAALSIAEAVADADTVITMVPDSPDVESVLRGEDGVFANAAPGALLIDMSTIRPDVSRALAAEGTERGFRVLDAPVSGGEAGAIEAQLSIMVGGAQADFDAARPVFDVLGTTPVLVGPSGAGQTVKAANQLIVAGNIQLVAEALVFLEAHGVDTDAGLRVLNGGLAGSTVMTRKGAQMRDRDFDPGFRIALHDKDMKIVTTAAREAGVAIPLGALVAQFVGALKAQGHGGLDHSALLKIVEQLSAPTEA
- the gcl gene encoding glyoxylate carboligase, with amino-acid sequence MVQMPAMNAVVEVLKSEGVDTAFGCPGAAILPLYKALEEVGGIEHLVVRHEEGATHMADGWARTNGKVGVAIGTSGPAGTNMITGLYTALADSIPIVCITGQAVSTRLHQEAFQAVEIVDIAKPVTKWAVQIKEAGQAPWIFREAFRIAREGRPGPVLIDIPLDIAQQVISYDPEIDAPLAVSTVAPHLPRVERALDMLLAAERPLILAGGGVIIAEAADELRRVAEYLNIPVQVTLMGKGAVDEDGPLYAGMTGVQTSQRYGNASFLESDLVLAVGARFGDRHTGQLDVYRGGRRFIHVDIEPTQIGKVFEPDLGVVSDARLFLRALLDAARRRGAARDPGAWVERVGELKRTLRRREDFDAAPIKAPRVYKEINDVFDADTYFVTAIGLYQIWGGQHQKAYKPRHYQICGQAGPLGWEIPAAIGVKKALAATEPDAEVVGIVGDYGFQYMVEELAVGAQYDVPFVLIMINNEYLGLIRQAEIPYDMNYQVDIHYDEYGTDNVKIMEAYGCSGRRVLEPGEIRDSLEWARKEARRTSRPVLVEVMIEREANTPHGPSIDAVKEFEPEPA